The genome window GCGTTATTTAAAGATTCCAGCATGTTTAAGGGCTAGCTTTCATCTTTATAATGACGAAAGTGATGTCTTACAGCTAGTAAGTGCAATTAAGGAAGTTCAGAGGTTTTTTAAACATGGAACAGTCTAAGTTGATGAATCTTTATCGAGAAATGATTGTCGAGTTCGGCAGGGATCCCCACAATTTTGGTGAGCTTGAAAATCCAAGCGTTACAACCGAGTTACATAATCCAAGTTGTGGTGATGTTTTGGTTTTACAAATGGACATTGATGACAGTGAAATTAAACAAATTAAGTTTTCGGGAAGTGGCTGTATTATTTCGCAAGCAAGCGCTTCAATGATGACCGATTTAATTCAACATAAAAGCCTTAAAGAGGCCAAAAAACTTAAATTAACTTTTTCGAAAATGATTACAGATCCCGATCCCAATGATTTATCTGAATTGGGTGATGCAGAAATTTTACAAGGTGTTCGTTTATTTCCTGCTCGAATTAAGTGTGCTACGCTGGCTTGGAATGCCTTGGAAAAGTCGATTGGAAAATTGGAGGAAGACAATGGTTGAAGCAAAAACAAAAAACACGAAAAATAATGAGGATATTGCGGAAAAAATTCAAATAGATGAAAACTTCGATTATGGCTTTTCTGATAATTTTAAGCCG of Xylocopilactobacillus apicola contains these proteins:
- the sufU gene encoding Fe-S cluster assembly sulfur transfer protein SufU, which gives rise to MEQSKLMNLYREMIVEFGRDPHNFGELENPSVTTELHNPSCGDVLVLQMDIDDSEIKQIKFSGSGCIISQASASMMTDLIQHKSLKEAKKLKLTFSKMITDPDPNDLSELGDAEILQGVRLFPARIKCATLAWNALEKSIGKLEEDNG